GGACCTCAACCAGGTCCTCGGTTACAATTCCCAGGGAGAGGGAACGCTTTCGGGCCGTATCGTCGTCACTGGCGACGAAGCAGAAGGGATCCTCCCTGCCGGATTTTTCAAAGAGCAGGGCGCTCGTGGGGAGGGTCAGGACATCAGACTTCTCTTCGATGATGATTTCTATATCTCCGAACATGCCGGATACCAGCTCAGCGCCGTCGTTTTCAAACAGCACCTCGATCCGCGACGTTCGGGTGTCGGCGTCCCGAACCGGGCTGACCTCGCTGACCGTCCCGGGATGAATTTCCCGGGGCATTTCCGGAACGACAAGCTCCGCCCCCATCCCGACCTCTATGAGGCCCGTATCGGCTCCCGGCGCGTGGATGATCGCCTTTATCTTGTTGCTTCCGACGATGAGGGAAAGCGGTGTTTGGGTCGTTGCAAGTTCGCCGGTATCAAGATAGTTTCGCGCAACCACCCCGTTTATAGGCGCCCTGACATTGAGAGGAAGATACCGATCGTACATCTCCTGGCGCTCAAGCGTGACAAGGATGTCTCCCCGTCGTACCCGGTCCCCCTCTTTGAATCGATACTCGATGACCTTGCCGTCGGCGATGCCGTATACCTCGACCTCATCCTCGGCGAACAGCACCGCCGTATAGAAGAGGGTGTTTCTGATCTTACCGGGACGGACCTCGGTGACCGTCACCGGGACCGCCGAGGAATTCTCCATGGCGTTTTCGGAGAGATCTCCGTTTTTTGTGGAAGAAAACGGTCTCACGATGAGCATGAAAGAGAGCAGGAGCACCACAACGATGAGCGCCCCGATTGCCGCATATATATATTTTCGTTTCGGTTTCAGGTCCACGTGTACCTCATCTCTGTTGGTTCAGGTTAACGGTATATTACTCATCGGCGGAGCCGCCGCTACTGGAAAGGGGGCAACCGCTCGGGTACCTGTCCCCCTTAAAACGGCCGCTGTCGATCACGAATGATGTGACGGGTGACCGTTTTTCGAAAACGACTCTCGGAGCATGTCGGATTTCTGATCGAGCGGTCAGAATGTCAGGGAGGCGTCCTCCCTGTGCGTGCATGCATTCATTCGAAATAACGTAGGAGAAGGTGGTTTGAAAGAAACCGGTTTTTGAAACTCTGAAACGGGATGCACAACATCCGGCTTGAGCCGTGTGGTGGTATCTCACTCGTATTGCCTCTTTCGATTCCGGCACGCGTTGTGTTGAGACGACAGTCGACCTCAAAGGTGAAATTATACTACAAAATGAGACAGATAAAGCAAAAAAAGGTTCTCGTATCTCATGGTGTCCGCTCACTCAGCCGCGGAGAGAAGATCATATGACTTCGGTATTTCGAAGGATCCCATACGGTTTTTTGAAAATGAGCGGGCGTTTCCCCGTACTCCACCGAAGCGGGTGCGGCATCACTCCACATACGATTCCTTGACATTCACTCGGGCGGCGGGACGCATTTTTTTCTTGACAGGACGCTAATAATGAATAATATATTCATTATAGGGGGTGTGATGTGGCACAGATGCTCAAAGAAGACATCAAGCGAAAAATAGACGACGCCGCCTTGAAGACGTTTTATGAGATGGGGTATCAGGGGGCGGTGATGGCCGATATCGCACGTCACGCCGGAGTCTCCGTCGGTAATATCTATCGATATTATAAAAACAAAAAGGAGCTTTTCAATACCCTGGTACCGATGGATATCATCGACGGTCTGAGGGACATGATCGGAAGCAAATTCATGATTGCCGACGGTATGGACCTCAAAAACGCCCGACATGCACCGGCAATGGACCTGATGGACGAACAGCTCTTCGAGTACCTTGTGACATACCGACGCCAGATTGTCATTACCATGGAGGAGAGGGAGGGGAATCCCTATC
This genomic interval from Candidatus Zymogenaceae bacterium contains the following:
- a CDS encoding TetR/AcrR family transcriptional regulator codes for the protein MAQMLKEDIKRKIDDAALKTFYEMGYQGAVMADIARHAGVSVGNIYRYYKNKKELFNTLVPMDIIDGLRDMIGSKFMIADGMDLKNARHAPAMDLMDEQLFEYLVTYRRQIVITMEEREGNPYLGFKDELVDLMTNMAMRYTNTIEHPIHVDELKLRMLRLIYENLYNAVVEILKSYTRADQIRAAFDNLLDYHFFGVSRFLW
- a CDS encoding efflux RND transporter periplasmic adaptor subunit, which gives rise to MDLKPKRKYIYAAIGALIVVVLLLSFMLIVRPFSSTKNGDLSENAMENSSAVPVTVTEVRPGKIRNTLFYTAVLFAEDEVEVYGIADGKVIEYRFKEGDRVRRGDILVTLERQEMYDRYLPLNVRAPINGVVARNYLDTGELATTQTPLSLIVGSNKIKAIIHAPGADTGLIEVGMGAELVVPEMPREIHPGTVSEVSPVRDADTRTSRIEVLFENDGAELVSGMFGDIEIIIEEKSDVLTLPTSALLFEKSGREDPFCFVASDDDTARKRSLSLGIVTEDLVEVLSGLEAGEIVIIDGKENLEDGCAVLVIDTL